The Rhododendron vialii isolate Sample 1 chromosome 3a, ASM3025357v1 nucleotide sequence GAAGAAGGGGAAATGGGGTGGTTCTCTATTCACGATTGTGAGGAGAAGGACTGAACTTAAGGAGAATGAGAAGGGAAGGGcgactgggtttttttttttttaacaaaacgacgtcgttttgggtaTGATGTCAGCGGTTGTGTGAGTTATGTGTAGACCTaggtaacaggtcgtgtcgggtcgtgttcgtATCATGTCAATCGGGTTCGTATCACAAACCACCAACCCGAACctaacccatttagaattcatgtttctcgagtcgtgtcattttcgtgtttcatgTCAAAAATGCTCAatcctaacccgttaacttcgtgtccggttcgtgtcgtgttatcgtgtctgttgcctaactctatatagaattacagatataccacatattatgtatatatgttcaTGTTAATGGGTGACATAGATTAGTAACCATGTTGGTtatgtcaatttcgtgtctcgcgtgttcaacccgaacctgacccatttagaatttgtGTTCACGAGTCATGTCATTTTCGtatttcgtgtcaaaaatgtttaaccctaacccgctaacttcgtatCCGGTTTGTATCATATTATCGTGTTTCATGTTCGTTGCCCAGCTCTAATTGTGTGTGTacgttgtgtgagtagcattttcCTATTTCCTTTTGCATGTGGCACAAGTACTTTTCGGGTACAAGAGAAACCTTCGCATTATCACGTGTCCAAGCCAATTCATACATATATTCTAGGatcctgaagttaacgacctTACAAATATGCATTTGTTCCAAAATTTTCTGTTGATAGTGAAAGTCTAAATTTGGGAGCTTGGGATATGTCTTTTGTGCCCGAGGGTAAATTCTGCACAAAGGGTCCCTGTAGAAAGCAATGCCCGCCAAAACAATGAGCATAGGAAAGCTCAAGCTAAAAGTGGGCAACCAGCAAAAAGTTAAATGGAAAATTTGCACTTACACCCCATATACTTACACGTTTTGGTAGATACACCCCTCGTACTTCAAATTTAGGCACTTACACCCCTTATACTTACGAGTGAAGTGCAACGCTTGGATGGCGTTAATGGAGGTCATGAAAAGACTTAAAAGCCCTTTCCCCACTATATATAGTCGCGAACCCTATATCTCTTTCTCTACGCTATATCCATTAGCGAACCCTATTTCAATCTCTACACTTCACAGACACAACTTTCTTTCCTAATTGTGAAGAAATCATCCCTCTGGCTCACGATCAATGGATTGAAGGAAGAGATATCTCAAAGAAACCAAGTTAGGTGCTGTCATCTACGTTTAATCTGAAAGATTATATAGGGTTTTACaggtatgtgtgtgtgtgtgtgtatatatatagcacTTCCTCTGTGGACGCCCGCAGAAGCAAAAAATGCGGACTTTTCatttgagccgttggatctcatccaacggctgggaaaagagaagagaatTCGCAGGTTAAAACAAGCCATGGGTCGGGTAAAGTGGTTCGCGGGTCATTCCGGGTTAAAACACACGGATCCCTTTTCCCTCACTTCTCCTTTTCCTGACAGacgagtagagagagaaaacggaGAGACAATATTCAAAAGACGAAGAAGAAATCGGAGAAGATCCAACGACGAAGAAGAAATCGAACAAGgtatctcattctctctctctctctcgttccaAATTTACAAGAAGCAGAAACCCTAACCCTCTCCATTTTCCCCATCTCTGATCAGGGCTCGATTAGGTTTCGATTACAGCTCGATTTCAGAAACCCTACACGATTTGAATGAGgtaactcctctctctctctctctctctcttgatctctgtattttttatttcgagTTAGGGTTTATTTCGTTctttagattatttttttttaaatttcgagAGTGACTCACATCTGGAGGAATTCCCCAACATTGCAAGTATTTCCCCAACATTGCTATTTCGGTTCTTGATATTTCCCCAACATTGCTATTTCTTGACTCTTGATGTCTTTTGATTGTTCATTTTCTGATCTTTTTCTGCCTGTCCGGAACTTTGAAAATCGGTATAAATTGATATTATGCTTTGTGAAACCAGATATGGAGATGGATCGACAAGAAGGAATATGTTTGTACACaccggattttttttttccagtttgctgtttcttttttttctttttatgatcTTGTTCTTCTTGTCCGAAACTTAGATGAATAATTGTTCTGATACGAGGGCAGCTGATTTTTGTGATATTTATGGGGGGTGACATTAACTAATGCATATTGCTTGCTTTTAGAGGTTAGGATTTAGTCATTGGACATGGGTTCAACtagtttcaaatttcaaagttTATGCTTCGATCGAATTAGGAAAAAACTGTGCTCGGGGTGTCAAGGATAAATAGCAATGTAAAGTAATGGATAAGACTCTGAGAGCATGGTTAGTTTTCGAAAAACAACAAGACATCATTTCTAGCCTATAAAGATAGGTAGTGTCTATATCCCatctgtcaatttttttaaggcAAATTCTAGTAGTTGTAAAATTTGTTTGAGGTCAAGTCAGACGATTGCATGTCCATTTGACGGAAGTCTACCCTGGTACTTCAAACAAACCAGTTTCTCTTAGTGTGCACGGTGATGGTTTATGATAAAAATATGGTTACCACCAGCTTTTGGGATGCATTTTGTATATCTTCACGAGTAGTTGAGTGCTCTTTCCTCTAAAATCCTGTTTTCTGTTTATTTGCTTatcaagttgaatttttttctaggAATGGCAGAAAAAAGGTTCtattatgttgtttttgttggaaaGGTCCCCGGAATCTATGAAAGTTGGATAGCTTATAGCGAACAAGTAACTCGTTTCTTTGGGGCCGTATTTAAGAAGTATCTCTCATTGGAAGAGGCAAATAATGCTTGGACTGTGTATGTTGAAGCTCATTCCAATGTGCAATTGCTGTCTCCTCAACTTGCTCAACTCTCGACCGATTATCCACCTTTGCTCATACCCGTGCAAGCAAACATGGATGACCAAACTCATTCCAATTTGCCCAAACATTGCGTGTACATTGCAATGCTCACAGTTGGGGCTGTAATaggaattttaattttgttggtcATCATGTATATTTTCTGCTAGTTGGTTTATGTAATGGTTATGTTTAACAAAATTTCTAGCTTGGAGAGAGATACTTTTGGTAGTTAGTTTTGTAATTGATATAATGTAATATTGGTGGCAAAGAATGAAAAGTCATCTTTGGCTGGATAATTGGTACCTCTTTATCTTGTGTTTCGTGAAACAATTAGGTTCAATATGAGAAGGTATTTGCATGCTAAAATCAGCTCAGTGATTAGAGATAGAGAGTGGAGTTGGCCCAGAAGTAGGAGTTCGGTTAGTCAAGAAATTTTGCAAGCTACACCAGCTTCCTTTATCCCGATCACTTGGCTGACTGGTTCGAACACCATTCGAGAGCAACTCaagttcattattttgttgCCGTAGTATGCAAGTATATCCCATCTGTTATTTGTGCATATTTATCATTTAAATGCTCTAGTGTGGTTTTCATTTTAATCCATCTTCGGAATTGCAACACGTACTTGCAACCATTGTCAAATATGACACAGCCACTTACCTTCAAAACCACAATCCAATCCTACAATTTTCATACGTTCTTCCAAACATGGTGctgttttgtttaattttagaGGCACAACCTTACCAGAAAATGAAGCTAACAAGAACTTCAAATTGTTAAGTTACATCATCAATCTGGGGTAACCTTTTGTCCATATTCACAGTAAACTCAAtaccaaagcaaaaaaaatggaaattggaTATACCCATTTGCATTACAGAATTCAGATAGCCATGCATTACTCCCTACATTTAACTGTATGAGGTCCTCAAAATTCTTGCCACACAAATCAACAGCACAACAGCTTTCAACTCCAACTCCAAGTATCACaaacacatatatgtatgtcCTAAATCCAGTACAACAACAAGGAATCCAGTACAACTACAAATTCCAAAAGTGCACCAATTTGGACTTAATTTTGTCCAATGCATACAGATTCtagtatttttttccctcatAGTGTAAATTCCAGATTGTACCTGAGTTATCACAAAGTTGCCACTAACTTTCaacaatacaaaaaaacaaactatagtACGAGCACAATACATCCCATACATAAGAAAAAACATAGCTCTAGTTCCAAACAAGCACTAATCCGAACAGTTCCAAACAAGCAAATAACATTCAACGGGACACAACGGGATAGCAGTAGCCATGGCCAATGCAGCAACGTAGAGCAGCAACCTGTAGCAGAAGAGCAGATTGCTAGACTACACACAAAACAGCAGCAGGCAAGCACAACCGGCCATAGAACAGATCACTATCCAAAAACTATCCTGCAACCTGAATAAGTAATAATATcaatagaagaaaaaataggTAAGAACAACGAAAGAAATAAACTTAGATgtaccacaaacacttacactcaTTGTCAACGTCAACGTCATCatcgtcctcgtcctcgtcgTCATCCTCGTCACTCATCCTAACATCTTGAGAAGAACTATGACACAAATACGACTATTAACATTTTAACAGCTAAACAATCAAATTTATGACAATGTAGAATTAAGAAACAAATACACGTACATGTTGAGAAGTTTTGTACAATTTCTTTTGTCATATGACAGTCCTATTAACCCACAACCATTACAACGCCTACTCTTCTTGACCACCTTCTCTTTTCCTCCCTTCAATCGCTTACCACAACCCTTTGCCCTAACTTGAAGCGaaactttaaaaatatgttcacGAGGAATAGACACTTGGCTAGCACTAGCACTCAATTTTCCACCTTCGCTTCCAAGATTCATGGCACATAGCTTATTTCAAACCGAACCCAAAGCTTCTTCCAAAAGCTCACTTCCGTCTTCAGTTAATACGGCGTCATCAATTACACTAGAAGCAAGTTTGAAGAGCTTATTTCGCCTTTCGAACATAGAAGTGCCACATATTTCTTGGACAGAACCACCCAAATCATTTACAACTGTTCTAATTTTTGCCAATTTCCTCCACCTCATCAAAATTAACTCATCAGGCAGATCAAGAATCTGCATTCTATTGAAGTAAGCCAATAAATGCCAGCATGGAATTCCGTCAAATTCGAACAGCTTACAACTACAATTTACATGTTCTGATGACTTATTTACCAAAAGATTACGAACCCTTGAACCACTCACCTTTGCCCTCTGAATAGTGTAGAAACGATAGTGTTCATCCTCATGTGTTATCTTAACCATGTACGCCCCACTTTGGAAGAGTTCATCTTAAAACTTATGAAATATGGCCAATGTATACAACTCACTCATTGTGGACTCCATGGGAAATGATGTTGTCAGTTATGGcttctcattgagatctttatgATCCAAATCATATTCATTATGTCGTATGTGAGAAAGCCCCCTAGCAAACCGCGTGACAAAGTCGTACAATGAATTATTTAACGAAACATACTTCTTGAAGAAAGAATGAGAAATCTCAGCCCtttgactactagtcatgtgggCGGAAAACATGTGTTTCATGTATGCCGGAATCCATCTCTCACGGATTTTGTACATGGCTTTCAACCATTCATTGGAGAATAGGTTGGCTTTCTGTACGACATCTGCCCATTTAGCCTCAAACTCTTCAGGGCTCTCAGAATTTCATATGCATTGTTTAAACTCGTCATAATGATCTTTATAAGATAATGCACTtatcttttcagaaaatttacTCACAATATGCCAAATGCAATATCAATGGTGTGTAGTTGGAAGAACATTAGCAAATGCCTTTGTCATCGCCGGATCCTGatcagttatgatcattttggaTGGGCCTCCTGgcattgctttcaaccattCTTTAAATAGCCACTCAAAAGATTCACTCGATTCGTCACTTAAAAGCCCACACCCAAATAGCGTAGTCTGCTTGTGGTGATTAACCCCTAGTACAGGTGCAAAGATCATACGGTATCGGTTTGTGTTGTACGTTGTATCAAAAACCACAATGTCTCCAAAATATTGGTATGACTTCCTAGCCGTGGCATCCGCCCAAAAACAATGAGTGAACCTCATTTCATCGTCTTTCTCCATTGTAAACATAAACCCTGagttcttttgttgttgaatTTGGAAATACTCATACAACATATCAGCGTCCTGCCCTAGTAACGCAGTCCTTATATCCCTTTCAGTGTTATAGAGATCTTGCAGTCCGGACCCAACATTTTCCAAACCTCCGGATTGCACCTCGAAAATACTCATTTGTTGTCAAGTTGGCACATTTGCTTATGATAGTTGTTCTGCCAAAGCTCTTTTGGTAGCTATCACTTTGCGATGAGATCGCAACAAATGCGTCCTCCCTGAAGACGTAAGAGGGTGGTTATGTGCCTCAACAAATTGGGAGACAACATACTTTTCACCGGACTTGGATCTCACAATAGCTAATTTCGCACCACAACCCTCTCTAATTATCCCCCGACGTCGTTTAGAGGATCCACTATTTTCTACAGGTTTTTTGGGCGCCGAGTGACCTTGTTTGCAGCAAACATACTATTTCCTAACGACTTCTTTACCCCCATTCTTCTTGCTAGAATGTTCTCGTATACCAAATCCTGATTATTTACCATAATTGTTGTAAAACTTATGAACGACGTCAAAATTGACAAactcttgattaatttttggtatcaCGTCATTCTTAACTTGAGGAATGTAAGATTTTTTAGAAGAATTGGCAGATGATTGACATGTTTCAGATGGTAATGGTGAGACTACGTCcatttctttcaaattttccaAACACTGCATTataaaatgagaggaaaatcaCATAATTGAAGACTATAAACAGCCACAATGCAGCAGAGTCAACTCAAGAAAACTTGATTGCATGAACACTTGCTTTTTTCCAACATTTACCAACAAGCcgatacaaaaaaattcagtcaATTAACCTAGAATCAAACCAATCCTCATAAATCAGTTAGGGTTtcaaaaataaccattttttctaggaaaataaaaacacttcaaaaaaaatccacaaattttaaattccagaaagaaaaaaaaacagaaagaagaatATGCAAGAACAAGCAATATCCATtagttaatgtcactccccatAAAGATCAAAGAAATCAGCTACCCTCTTATTAGAACAAATATTCAACTAAGTTCCGGACAGGCAGAAAACGATCAGAAAACGAACAATTAGAAGATATCAAGAGTCAAGAAATAGCAATGTTGGGGAAATACCAGCAATGTTGGGGAATTCCTCCAGATGTGAGTCACTCtcgaaattttaaaaaaaaaaatctaaagaaCGAAATAAACCCtaactcaaaataaaaaaatacagagagagagagagagagagagagagagagagagagaggagttacCTCGTTCAAATCGTGTAGGGTTTCTAAAATCAAGCTGTAATCGAAACCTAATCGAGCCTTAATCTTCTTTAATCGAGCCCTGATCAGAGAAGGGGAAAATGGagagggttagggtttttgctTCTTGTAAATttagaacgagagagagagatcgagagagagagagagggagataccTTGTTCGATTTCTTCTTCGTCGTTGGATCTTCTCCGATTTCTTCTTCGTCGTTTGAATATCGTCTCtccgctttctctctctactcgtCTGTCAGGAAAGAGAGAAGTAAGGGAAAGGAGATCCGTGTGTTTTAACCCGGAATGACCCGCGAACCACTTTACCCGACCCATGGCTTGTTTTAACCCACAAATTCCCTTCTCTTTTCCCAGctgttggatgagatccaacggctcaaatGAAAAGTCCACATTTTTTGCTTTTGCGAGCATCCGCAGAGGAAGTGCtctgtgtgtatatgtgtgtgtgtgtgtgtgtatatgctTCTAGGGTTCTACAAAATCTacagtatatatacatatttttcatGGGGAATTGCATGTGTATATGTTTGTGTATATTAAAGTAAGGGAATTTTCACAATTAAGAATTGGGGAAAATCGATTAAAAAATggtggtttaatttttttttcttttctagacATAGTGGTCCCCCATTTGAGTGTTTGAGTATTACATACATCCAGGATGTCTAATTACAAGCCTATTCAACTGCATCATGGAGGATATTTCAACAAAACCCCAATTTCCACCATGTATTTAGGGGGTACTGTTGAGATGATTGACAATATAGATCCTGACTATTGTTCATTTTTCGACTTGAGGGACTTAGTTATGCGTTATGGGTATCCAAACACGATTGAGATGTATTACTTGTTGCCTGGGGTGGTAGGGTTCAAGAATGGgattaaaaagataaaatatGATAAAGAGGTCATGGCTATGGTGGGCCAGATAATGTGATGTGTATGTATGCAACTGTTGGGCCAGATAATGAGGTTGTAAGCATGCAAGAGGATAATGAGGTTGTAAGTGTGCAAGAGAATAATGATATGGGTGTGCAAGTGGATGGAGATGTAAGTATACCACTAGATGTTATAAGTAGACCAATGAAtgaggatgaagatgaagatgaaggtGAAAAAACTG carries:
- the LOC131321216 gene encoding uncharacterized protein LOC131321216 produces the protein MSFGIKTAPSLFQKAMIRVFASILSSALVYIDDILLFSLDIESHAVLLQIFYSLVQTHGIMLSKEKMFLAQPEIDFLGMYISKGMAEKRFYYVVFVGKVPGIYESWIAYSEQVTRFFGAVFKKYLSLEEANNAWTVYVEAHSNVQLLSPQLAQLSTDYPPLLIPVQANMDDQTHSNLPKHCVYIAMLTVGANEKSSLAG
- the LOC131321217 gene encoding protein FAR1-RELATED SEQUENCE 3-like translates to MSIFEVQSGGLENVGSGLQDLYNTERDIRTALLGQDADMLYEYFQIQQQKNSGFMFTMEKDDEMRFTHCFWADATARKSYQYFGDIVVFDTTYNTNRYRMIFAPVLGVNHHKQTTLFGCGLLSDESSESFEWLFKEWLKAMPGGPSKMIITDQDPAMTKAFANSPEEFEAKWADVVQKANLFSNEWLKAMYKIRERWIPAYMKHMFSAHMTSSQRAEISHSFFKKYVSLNNSLYDFVTRFARGLSHIRHNEYDLDHKDLNEKP